One genomic region from Cardinium endosymbiont of Dermatophagoides farinae encodes:
- a CDS encoding Rpn family recombination-promoting nuclease/putative transposase, whose product MSKHKDKKKDKKDSQPHDRVFKSTFCNKEAILDFLAANITPDLLSKIDQEALHLTDKSFVDPVGRRGESDLVFRTNINGKKGYLYLLIEHQSTEDPYMPLKFLEYNIRLIRQHLKENGNVALPVILNVCIYNGHKAYKGSNSLLSMFSDPELAKSCMFDRFHLVDLYSISCSAIKRRLLQPWCSNKAFLVRLISGLSII is encoded by the coding sequence ATGAGTAAGCACAAAGACAAGAAAAAGGATAAGAAAGATTCACAGCCCCATGATAGGGTATTTAAGAGCACCTTCTGTAATAAAGAAGCTATATTAGACTTCTTAGCTGCTAATATAACGCCTGACCTACTCAGTAAAATAGATCAAGAAGCCTTGCATTTAACGGATAAAAGCTTTGTTGATCCAGTTGGTAGAAGGGGAGAATCTGATTTGGTATTCAGAACCAATATAAATGGAAAAAAAGGTTATCTCTACCTTTTAATCGAACACCAATCGACTGAGGATCCCTATATGCCACTAAAATTTCTAGAATACAACATTCGGTTAATACGGCAACACCTAAAAGAAAACGGAAATGTTGCCCTTCCAGTTATCTTAAATGTGTGCATTTATAATGGCCATAAAGCATATAAAGGTTCCAATAGCTTATTATCAATGTTTTCAGATCCTGAATTAGCTAAATCTTGTATGTTTGACCGCTTTCATCTGGTTGATTTATATAGTATAAGCTGCTCAGCTATAAAAAGGCGGCTTTTGCAGCCATGGTGCTCAAACAAGGCATTTCTCGTTCGTTTAATCAGTGGGTTATCGATCATATAG
- a CDS encoding ATP-dependent Clp protease proteolytic subunit, with protein MVGLNNNRGLIKLGLSICTLLITGNNSALAKQEKKGGKEKKVAIVAPVKQKKSDDSDDAIIAANKKLQSKLEAENALNRALLEKKLSAVIAKIEELRIKKECQRLGKEIEDENLRKKHDHEMLVLNMEKERLTMELELEKARFTKQMMEHDVALAMLDKKIQLEKGQVQLLQEQSHRKKAEIEALQAESERGKYITKKPIYLKDPLDKRSNTLILSDRCIDLNGHITPWKANYIVDQIHYFNNKNGDYPIFIVIGDSPGGSIMAGWNILQAIEHSKAPVYVVVKTYAGSMAALITTLATKSYAYPNALILHHQPLSCVWGNLRETKEHYEFLNTIWKRSGGRVAKKMGISLVAFEKKLYEKSMYGDWREYANNAQKLKWVDYVINSIQHSAVSSLPDPNSYTCEKYIKEQYGYNTTKETEQSEAAQYYQLAPYDFDYSYNFNRKNQMIGNVAKQASH; from the coding sequence ATGGTAGGTTTAAATAATAACCGTGGTTTAATAAAATTAGGCCTCTCTATTTGCACATTACTCATCACAGGTAATAATAGCGCATTAGCAAAACAAGAAAAAAAGGGGGGAAAGGAAAAAAAAGTAGCTATTGTTGCTCCTGTCAAACAAAAAAAATCCGATGACTCCGATGATGCCATCATTGCGGCAAACAAGAAGCTACAAAGTAAGCTAGAAGCAGAAAATGCACTGAATCGCGCACTTTTGGAAAAAAAACTTTCAGCTGTTATTGCTAAAATTGAAGAGCTCCGTATTAAAAAAGAATGTCAGCGCTTGGGCAAAGAAATAGAAGATGAAAACCTTCGGAAGAAGCATGACCACGAGATGCTTGTACTAAACATGGAAAAAGAAAGGCTTACCATGGAATTAGAGCTCGAAAAGGCTAGGTTTACCAAACAAATGATGGAGCATGATGTGGCATTAGCCATGTTAGATAAAAAAATACAACTAGAAAAAGGGCAAGTACAACTGCTACAGGAGCAAAGCCATCGGAAAAAAGCAGAAATAGAAGCCTTGCAAGCTGAATCAGAACGGGGTAAATATATTACAAAAAAACCCATCTACCTGAAAGATCCATTGGACAAACGCAGCAATACCTTAATCCTCTCCGATCGATGTATTGACTTAAATGGTCATATTACTCCCTGGAAAGCAAATTACATTGTAGATCAAATTCATTATTTTAATAATAAAAATGGAGATTATCCTATATTTATTGTTATTGGTGATTCTCCAGGCGGTTCTATAATGGCAGGCTGGAATATTTTACAAGCCATAGAGCATAGTAAAGCACCTGTCTATGTGGTGGTAAAAACATACGCTGGTTCCATGGCCGCTTTGATTACTACATTAGCTACTAAATCTTATGCTTATCCAAATGCACTCATCTTACACCACCAGCCTTTATCTTGTGTTTGGGGTAATCTCAGAGAAACAAAGGAGCATTATGAATTTCTTAATACAATTTGGAAGCGTTCAGGCGGAAGGGTTGCAAAAAAAATGGGAATATCACTTGTAGCATTTGAGAAAAAACTCTACGAGAAATCTATGTATGGAGATTGGCGTGAATACGCCAACAATGCCCAAAAGCTTAAATGGGTTGATTATGTAATCAATAGTATACAGCATAGTGCGGTTAGCAGCTTACCAGATCCAAACAGCTATACTTGTGAAAAGTATATAAAAGAACAATATGGTTATAATACAACAAAAGAAACAGAACAATCTGAAGCAGCGCAGTATTATCAATTGGCACCTTATGACTTTGACTATAGCTACAACTTTAATAGAAAAAATCAGATGATAGGTAATGTTGCGAAACAAGCCAGTCATTAA
- the serS gene encoding serine--tRNA ligase — protein sequence MIDLHRIRTDKKAVIDGLHKRGLSNAAMLVEAICKLDIEKRATQSQLDNLAATLNKLNKEIGDALRLQGEAALLEAKKSEVNQLKERAKQLTQQFKGYTSVLLEQLYALPNLPHANVPIGNHAQDNLIIHQTTPSSKSVAWAHWDLIKKYDLVDFELGNKITGAGFPVYKGKGAKLQRALINFFLDQASKAGYTEIQPPILVNEASAYATGQLPDKESQMYQIPSVQLYLIPTAEVSITNIYRDTMVAAATLPIKHVGYTPCFRREAGSWGADVRGLNRLHQFDKVELVQICHPEDSYENLETMLTYVQGLVEALELPYRIVKLCSGDLGFCAAMTYDIEVHAIGQDKWLEVSSISNFETFQSNRLSLRYKDKDKKSCLLHTLNGSGLALPRILAALLEWNQTPEGFRSQRPYNLIQGFISLIKAFKEGLSYFLPDKGHLLTCSFTDF from the coding sequence ATGATTGACTTACATCGTATAAGAACAGATAAAAAGGCAGTAATAGATGGCCTACATAAAAGAGGCTTATCCAATGCAGCAATGCTAGTTGAGGCCATCTGCAAACTAGACATAGAAAAACGGGCTACACAGTCTCAACTAGACAACCTAGCCGCTACACTCAATAAGCTGAATAAAGAAATAGGCGATGCGTTGCGGCTACAAGGAGAGGCAGCACTATTAGAAGCTAAAAAAAGCGAGGTTAACCAATTAAAAGAAAGGGCTAAGCAGTTGACGCAACAGTTTAAGGGATATACATCGGTGCTATTGGAGCAGCTGTATGCGCTGCCCAACCTGCCGCATGCAAACGTACCGATTGGCAACCACGCTCAGGACAACCTGATTATCCATCAAACCACACCAAGTTCCAAAAGTGTAGCGTGGGCCCACTGGGATTTAATTAAAAAATATGACCTGGTTGACTTTGAACTGGGCAATAAAATTACAGGTGCTGGTTTTCCAGTATACAAGGGAAAAGGCGCTAAGTTACAACGTGCGCTCATCAACTTTTTTTTGGATCAAGCATCAAAAGCAGGCTATACAGAAATTCAACCGCCTATTTTGGTAAATGAAGCATCTGCTTATGCAACGGGTCAATTACCTGACAAAGAAAGTCAAATGTATCAGATACCTTCAGTACAATTGTATCTGATTCCTACGGCAGAAGTATCTATTACAAACATCTATCGTGATACAATGGTAGCAGCGGCTACCTTACCCATTAAGCATGTAGGATATACCCCTTGCTTTAGACGTGAAGCAGGTTCTTGGGGAGCCGATGTGCGTGGCCTCAATAGGCTACATCAATTTGACAAAGTAGAACTGGTTCAGATTTGCCATCCTGAGGATTCTTACGAAAACCTAGAAACGATGTTAACCTATGTGCAAGGGCTGGTAGAAGCGCTGGAACTACCCTATCGTATTGTAAAACTTTGTAGTGGAGATTTAGGTTTTTGCGCTGCTATGACCTACGATATAGAAGTACACGCTATAGGCCAAGATAAGTGGCTAGAAGTAAGCTCAATCAGTAACTTTGAAACCTTCCAGTCCAATAGATTATCATTAAGGTATAAAGACAAGGATAAAAAAAGTTGTCTTTTACATACCTTAAATGGAAGTGGACTCGCCCTGCCACGTATTCTAGCCGCACTATTAGAATGGAATCAAACCCCAGAGGGATTCAGATCCCAAAGGCCTTACAACCTTATACAGGGTTTCATATCATTGATTAAAGCCTTTAAGGAAGGTTTGTCTTACTTTTTGCCTGATAAAGGGCACCTGCTAACATGTTCCTTCACAGACTTCTAA
- the rho gene encoding transcription termination factor Rho, giving the protein MYNIGELNQKLISELREIAEKFKVKSYKTLLKEELIYKILDQQAVLPEIKKHHEVVAAPLQPKEATPSVLPKKGYIKSRAVEAQVESSLQGKNSEGPDPEKPAVAERSPISAVKEPKEAPPSCEKYKKEAASLHNLDTTIEGEGVLEIMQDGYGFLRSSDYHYLASPDDVYVSPSQIKLFNLKTGDTIRGKIRPPKEGEKYFALLKVIYMNGVTIEEGRNRIPFEHLTPLFPHDKLHISNGASQYSTRIMDLFSPIGKGQRGMIVAQPKTGKTVLLKEIANAIACNHPEVYLIVLLIGERPEEVTDMARNVKAEVIASTFDEQAERHVKVSNIVLEKAKRMVECGRDVVILLDSITRLARAHNTVSPSSGKILSGGIDANALHKPQRFFGAARNVENGGSLTILATALIDTGSKMDEVIFEEFKGTGNMELQLDRKLANKRIYPAIDVPASGTRHEELLIGKEELARIWILRNIMADMSSTEAMDFLLKKMRGTRNNEEFLVSMSN; this is encoded by the coding sequence ATGTACAATATCGGAGAGCTCAATCAAAAACTTATTTCTGAGTTACGCGAAATAGCAGAAAAATTTAAAGTTAAAAGCTATAAAACGCTTTTAAAAGAGGAACTTATTTATAAAATATTGGACCAACAGGCGGTACTTCCGGAGATAAAAAAGCATCATGAAGTGGTTGCTGCACCACTACAACCAAAGGAAGCCACCCCATCTGTATTGCCCAAGAAGGGTTATATAAAATCTAGAGCAGTGGAAGCACAGGTTGAGTCTAGCCTACAAGGTAAAAACAGTGAGGGCCCAGATCCAGAAAAGCCAGCTGTGGCGGAACGTTCTCCTATTTCGGCTGTAAAAGAACCAAAAGAAGCCCCTCCTTCATGTGAAAAGTATAAAAAAGAAGCAGCTAGCCTGCATAACTTGGATACCACTATTGAAGGGGAGGGTGTGCTAGAGATTATGCAAGACGGCTATGGATTTTTACGTTCATCTGACTATCACTATTTAGCTAGCCCAGACGATGTGTATGTATCGCCCTCTCAAATCAAGTTATTTAATCTAAAAACAGGTGATACCATTCGTGGTAAAATACGTCCACCCAAAGAAGGGGAAAAATACTTTGCCCTTTTAAAGGTAATTTACATGAATGGTGTAACTATAGAGGAGGGCCGCAATCGTATTCCGTTTGAGCATCTGACGCCCCTTTTCCCACATGATAAGTTGCATATTTCCAATGGGGCCAGCCAATATTCAACGCGTATTATGGATTTGTTTTCTCCTATTGGTAAGGGGCAACGTGGTATGATTGTAGCGCAGCCTAAGACTGGTAAAACGGTATTATTAAAAGAGATTGCCAATGCCATTGCATGCAATCATCCAGAAGTTTATTTGATTGTGCTCCTTATTGGGGAACGCCCAGAGGAGGTGACGGATATGGCTAGAAATGTAAAAGCAGAGGTTATTGCTTCCACCTTTGATGAGCAGGCTGAGCGGCACGTAAAAGTTTCTAATATTGTTTTGGAAAAGGCAAAGAGAATGGTAGAATGTGGCCGTGATGTGGTTATCCTGTTGGATTCTATTACCCGATTGGCTCGGGCACACAATACAGTTAGCCCTTCTTCTGGAAAGATACTTTCTGGTGGTATTGATGCCAATGCACTGCATAAACCCCAGCGGTTTTTTGGTGCAGCCCGTAATGTGGAGAATGGGGGGTCGCTGACCATTTTGGCTACAGCACTTATTGATACAGGCTCTAAAATGGATGAAGTGATTTTTGAAGAATTCAAAGGTACGGGTAATATGGAGCTGCAATTGGATCGTAAGTTGGCCAATAAACGCATCTATCCAGCTATTGATGTACCTGCCTCTGGAACAAGGCATGAAGAATTACTGATCGGAAAAGAGGAACTAGCGCGCATCTGGATACTGCGTAATATCATGGCAGATATGAGTTCTACAGAAGCTATGGATTTTCTACTTAAGAAGATGAGGGGTACACGTAACAATGAGGAATTTTTGGTCTCTATGAGCAATTAG
- a CDS encoding phosphatase PAP2 family protein, producing the protein MSIVVQLLKRVFFSCMLRPIALLPIDASLYLVDGVRLLRDLSFPSGHAATIFVLISVVQLLSRSKKKSYTVILLGLALMVAYSRIYLCQHFYIDVYAGAWIGIISALVVYSCSLYFRGPDWLDHSIYFLLYTYGKGLPIKK; encoded by the coding sequence ATGTCTATTGTGGTACAATTACTGAAGCGTGTTTTTTTTTCCTGTATGCTAAGGCCTATAGCCTTGCTCCCTATAGATGCATCGCTCTACCTAGTAGATGGTGTGCGCTTATTAAGGGATTTAAGCTTTCCTTCAGGTCATGCTGCTACCATTTTTGTGTTGATATCTGTTGTACAGCTATTGTCTAGAAGCAAAAAAAAAAGCTACACTGTTATTTTATTAGGGCTGGCACTTATGGTTGCTTATTCAAGAATTTATCTTTGTCAGCATTTCTATATAGATGTCTATGCAGGTGCTTGGATTGGTATAATTTCTGCCCTAGTAGTCTATAGCTGCTCGCTTTATTTCCGTGGACCAGATTGGTTAGACCATTCTATCTATTTTTTGTTATATACATATGGAAAAGGATTGCCAATTAAAAAGTAG
- a CDS encoding glycosyltransferase family 39 protein: protein MEKDCQLKSSSIACFLVSFGCIFAWGIGSIHLFDLDELYFAEITREMMRTGSYGQVTFNFEPLYEKPPLFFWLQAASMHLWGINEVGARFPNLLCGLLTLATLYYIGQQYKGRWFGFLWMCLYATAFLPHFYFKSGIIDPFFNYFLLTAIYFLSRAATPSKEWLYGCAGLSIGFALLAKGPMGFIIPLATLSLAYTWFKGSVVRLKGLILALLVATAVLSCWLIPEIWSNGCRFIKEFWDYHLLLYHQPVATHVQPWYYHYLVLFFGCFPSSLFAICFLQEKRLIRPLSKSICDQQFLGEAQSSTAAYSDVCEEHRQASTPKLPLEIEFRKRAIQGNYFAANMQALWAVVLLIFTLVGTKIVHYSSMAYFPITFFAAGFFHQRMYSLRIGGVFLTIGLVLGSVLTIMPWVMNHKAVWVPLIKNQTIKDALELPLVWNHWDSIPGVIYMIGIVLAYYYLVRLRLVPFIGTFMSINICVLALFLRYIAPKVEAYTQKEMVDFCKACKGKDLYLRTIGFKSAAPLFYADQPKGLTQPDITWLLEGAIDKPCFFILYKSDRASLEHYKDITYLKSAGCFAFYKRLPKRSMQPYDTPVPK, encoded by the coding sequence ATGGAAAAGGATTGCCAATTAAAAAGTAGTAGCATTGCTTGTTTTTTAGTTAGCTTTGGGTGCATTTTTGCATGGGGAATCGGATCAATCCACCTATTTGATTTAGATGAGCTTTATTTTGCTGAGATTACCAGGGAAATGATGCGTACAGGTTCGTATGGTCAAGTCACCTTTAACTTTGAACCACTCTATGAAAAACCGCCCCTTTTCTTTTGGCTACAAGCGGCTAGTATGCATCTCTGGGGTATTAATGAGGTCGGCGCGCGTTTTCCTAACTTGTTGTGTGGACTATTGACCCTTGCAACCCTATATTACATAGGTCAACAATACAAGGGGAGATGGTTTGGTTTTTTATGGATGTGTTTGTATGCAACTGCTTTTTTACCTCATTTTTACTTTAAATCAGGTATTATAGATCCTTTTTTTAATTATTTTTTACTAACTGCTATCTATTTTTTATCACGTGCAGCCACACCATCCAAAGAATGGCTGTATGGCTGCGCAGGGCTATCTATAGGTTTTGCCCTACTGGCTAAGGGCCCTATGGGTTTTATTATACCACTGGCTACCTTATCGTTAGCTTATACTTGGTTTAAGGGAAGCGTAGTGCGGCTCAAGGGACTCATCTTAGCGCTGTTAGTGGCAACAGCTGTTTTATCCTGTTGGCTGATTCCAGAAATTTGGTCCAATGGATGCAGGTTTATTAAAGAATTTTGGGATTACCACTTACTGCTTTATCATCAACCTGTAGCTACCCATGTCCAACCTTGGTACTATCACTATTTGGTCCTTTTTTTTGGATGCTTTCCAAGTTCCCTATTTGCCATCTGCTTTTTGCAAGAAAAAAGATTGATTAGACCTCTTTCGAAATCGATTTGTGATCAGCAGTTTTTAGGAGAAGCGCAGTCGAGCACCGCAGCATACTCAGATGTATGTGAGGAGCATAGACAAGCTTCGACACCAAAATTGCCATTAGAAATCGAGTTTCGAAAGAGGGCTATTCAAGGAAATTATTTTGCAGCTAATATGCAAGCCTTATGGGCAGTTGTCCTGCTGATTTTTACGCTAGTGGGTACAAAGATTGTCCATTATAGTTCCATGGCCTATTTTCCTATAACCTTTTTTGCAGCTGGATTTTTTCATCAACGGATGTATAGTCTAAGAATAGGAGGAGTATTTTTAACCATTGGTCTAGTGCTAGGTAGTGTTTTAACCATTATGCCTTGGGTGATGAACCATAAAGCTGTATGGGTTCCCCTCATTAAAAACCAAACGATTAAAGATGCATTGGAGCTGCCTCTTGTATGGAACCACTGGGATAGCATACCAGGGGTTATCTATATGATAGGCATTGTCCTAGCCTACTATTACCTTGTGCGATTGCGTTTGGTTCCTTTTATCGGAACCTTTATGTCCATTAATATTTGTGTGCTGGCATTGTTTTTGCGTTATATAGCACCTAAGGTAGAAGCTTATACGCAAAAAGAGATGGTAGATTTCTGTAAAGCATGCAAAGGAAAGGATCTATACTTGCGTACCATTGGTTTTAAATCAGCTGCACCACTTTTCTATGCTGATCAGCCCAAAGGCTTAACGCAACCAGATATAACCTGGCTATTAGAAGGGGCTATTGATAAGCCTTGTTTTTTTATTTTATACAAAAGTGATCGCGCATCTTTGGAACATTATAAAGACATCACTTATCTAAAAAGTGCCGGATGCTTTGCGTTTTATAAACGGTTGCCTAAGCGATCGATGCAACCATATGATACCCCTGTTCCAAAATAA
- the tyrS gene encoding tyrosine--tRNA ligase: MKNFIASLRWRGMIHDMVPGTAEHLSSGMATGYVGFDPSAPSLHLGNLVAIMLLKHFQEAGHQPIALVGGATGMIGDPSGRSQERLFLTEEVLRYNESCIAKQLEKFLDFSTGQNKALLLNNFDWFKDISFLSLLREVGKHIPIGYMMAKDSVKQRIETGISYTEFSYQLLQAYDFYYLYLHKNVTLQMGGSDQWGNLTTGVELIRKKAQCQAFAVTAPLLTRADGTKFGKTASGSNIWLDPAKTSPYELYQFLLNGGDHEVEKLIKIFSFCTQEEVEAFILAHQAKPEMRLLQQTLAKIVTTMVHSEAACRQAMVCSNILFGHTDSVEALYALSEEDLLNVCITIPKVPIARTALEAVDTMVSLLSVATENRIIPSKSEARRVIASSGMKVNKVLITDPYKKPDVALLHNRYLLVQKGKKNYYLIVVE; this comes from the coding sequence ATGAAAAATTTTATTGCCAGTTTACGCTGGCGTGGTATGATCCATGATATGGTTCCAGGTACAGCCGAACATCTAAGCAGCGGCATGGCTACTGGGTATGTTGGTTTTGACCCTTCTGCACCTTCTTTGCATCTAGGAAATTTGGTGGCGATTATGTTGTTAAAGCACTTCCAAGAAGCGGGCCATCAGCCTATTGCACTAGTGGGTGGCGCTACGGGCATGATTGGAGATCCTTCTGGACGTAGCCAAGAACGCCTGTTTTTAACAGAAGAAGTATTGCGTTACAATGAATCCTGTATTGCCAAACAATTGGAAAAGTTTTTAGACTTTTCTACTGGCCAAAATAAGGCTCTTCTATTAAATAATTTTGATTGGTTTAAAGATATTTCTTTCTTAAGCTTGTTGCGTGAGGTAGGCAAACACATACCTATTGGCTATATGATGGCTAAAGATAGTGTCAAGCAACGCATAGAGACCGGTATCTCTTATACCGAATTTTCCTATCAATTGTTACAAGCCTATGATTTTTATTATCTCTATCTACATAAAAATGTAACCCTACAAATGGGTGGGTCTGATCAATGGGGCAATTTAACTACAGGTGTTGAGCTGATTCGTAAAAAAGCGCAATGTCAAGCTTTTGCGGTCACTGCTCCTTTGCTGACCCGTGCGGATGGTACCAAATTTGGGAAAACAGCCTCTGGTAGCAATATATGGCTAGATCCAGCGAAAACATCTCCTTATGAACTCTATCAGTTTTTGTTGAATGGTGGTGATCATGAAGTAGAAAAGTTGATTAAAATATTTTCTTTTTGTACACAAGAGGAGGTAGAAGCGTTTATTTTGGCACACCAGGCCAAACCCGAAATGCGGCTGTTGCAGCAAACACTAGCTAAGATTGTCACCACTATGGTGCATTCAGAAGCAGCTTGTAGGCAAGCCATGGTTTGTAGCAATATTCTTTTTGGCCATACTGACTCAGTAGAGGCGCTCTATGCACTCAGTGAAGAGGACTTGCTGAATGTCTGTATCACGATACCTAAGGTGCCTATTGCAAGAACTGCTTTAGAGGCAGTAGATACAATGGTTTCTTTATTATCTGTGGCTACGGAAAATCGTATTATTCCTTCTAAATCAGAAGCAAGACGCGTAATTGCTTCATCTGGTATGAAGGTCAATAAGGTATTGATTACTGATCCTTATAAGAAACCGGATGTTGCCTTGTTACATAATCGTTATCTATTGGTGCAAAAAGGAAAAAAGAATTACTACCTTATTGTTGTTGAATAA